The Streptomyces cyaneogriseus subsp. noncyanogenus region TCCTGGCCGAACCGGGCGGCCTCGACGTACGCGACGGACTCGGCGGGCTCGGCGTACCGGAGCCCCGGCCGTGGCGCCCGCCGGACGACTCCCTGCTCGGCGCTCTCGCCCTGCGGTTCGGACTCTCCCCGCTCGACCTGGACCTGCTCCTGGTCGCGGTGGCGCCCGACCTGGACGCCCGCTTCGAGCGGCTGTACGGCTACCTCAACGACGATCTCACCCGCCGCCGGCCCACGGTCGGGCTCGCCCTGGAACTGTGCGGACTGGCCGGGGCGTCACCCGCCCGCTTCCGGCTCGCCCCCCGAGCGCCCCTGGTCGCCGGCGGCCTGCTGGAGGTCACCGAGCCGGAACGGCCGCCGCTCTCGCGCGTCCTGGCGGTCCCCGACCGGGTCGTCGGTCACCTCCTGGGAAGTGACCTGCCCGACGCCCGGCTCCACGGGGTGCTCGGCGAGGCCCACGAGGACCCGACGGCCGCGCCCGCCGAAGTGGCCCGGACCGCGACCGCGCTCGGCACCGGCTCCGGCCTCGTCCATCTGCGCGGCCGGGGCGGCGACGCCGCGGGCCTGGCCACCGCGGCCCTGCGCGCGGCCGGGCTGCGTCCGCTGGCCCTGGACGCGCTCGCGCTCGCCCGCCGCCTCGGCGACCTGCCCGAACTGGCCCGGGTGACCGCGCTCGAAGCGCGCCTGTCCGGCGCCGGGGTCGTGCTCGGCCCCGTGGAGGCGCTGCCCGCGGAACCCGCCGAACGGGCCCGCGCGCTGAGCACCCTGTGCGCGGCACTGCGCGGCATCCCGCTGCTGACCCACGGCGGCGGGGGCTGGGACCCGGCGTGGTCGGACGACGCGCCCGTCGTCCTGACCGTGGCCGCGCCCTCCCTGGAGCGGCAGGCCGAGCGCTGGCGGTACGCCCTGCGCGCGGCCCGCGGCGCCGGCCGCCCGGCCGGTGACGGCTCGCCCGCCGGTGCGGATCTCCCGGCCGGGGACGCCGAGGAACTCGCCCGGGCGGTCGCCGCGCACCGGCTGGACGCGCGGCAACTGCGCCGCGCCGCCGACGCGGCCGTCCGCACGGCCGCCGTCGCGGGGCGCCCGGT contains the following coding sequences:
- a CDS encoding ATP-binding protein, producing MWTRLRAVEERVRRAVAARRAADPDPDDPYRGQYLTPEAAARILAEPGGLDVRDGLGGLGVPEPRPWRPPDDSLLGALALRFGLSPLDLDLLLVAVAPDLDARFERLYGYLNDDLTRRRPTVGLALELCGLAGASPARFRLAPRAPLVAGGLLEVTEPERPPLSRVLAVPDRVVGHLLGSDLPDARLHGVLGEAHEDPTAAPAEVARTATALGTGSGLVHLRGRGGDAAGLATAALRAAGLRPLALDALALARRLGDLPELARVTALEARLSGAGVVLGPVEALPAEPAERARALSTLCAALRGIPLLTHGGGGWDPAWSDDAPVVLTVAAPSLERQAERWRYALRAARGAGRPAGDGSPAGADLPAGDAEELARAVAAHRLDARQLRRAADAAVRTAAVAGRPVGPDEVRAAVRAQNGAGLDRLARRVEPAVGWDDLVLPPATHRRLRELALRARHREQVLGRWGMRPGGGRGRGVIALFAGESGTGKTMSAEVVAADLGMDLYVVDLSTVVDKYVGETEKNLERIFTEASAVNAVLLFDEADAIFGKRSEVRDARDRHANVESAYLLQRMESFDGIAVLTTNLRANLDEAFTRRLDVVADFPVPDREQRLALWERCLGDRMPRAGDLDLDFCADRFELAGGSIRACAVTAAYLAAESGGPLTMRQLVTAVAQEYRKLGRLVLGSEFGRYLADVADA